Below is a window of Desulfomonile tiedjei DNA.
ACGCAGACCGCTTGTACGAGATGTAGTACGGGATAGCTATGGCCAGGATGATACCGATGATCGCAACGACGACCATCAATTCAATGAGGGTGAACCCTTTGACATTTCGCATCTTGCTTAGCATGAAATTCCTCCTTTCCTGTTAGGGATTTCGTTCGATGCTTCTTGATCCTTGACTGCATACTGGAAGCCGATTTTACTTGTGAAATGCATTTTCGGCTTCGTGGGAGTGAATAGAGCAATGATCGTGCCAATTGCTGGATCCCGTAAGATATTGAAAATAAGAGGTATAGGCGGATGCGGTACCTTGACGACAATGGTACGCCCATGACAAAAAAGGGCATGGCACTCCGGCAACCCACGTAACTGGCCAATTTATCAAAGCAACCAGCCGTCAACTAAATTGACAACCCGTGACGAGTCTTGTCCTACTCCTGTACGCCACCCCGAGGACAACAAAGTCGGAACATTTCTTCTCAGTGGAACGTTGTCTCCAACCGAGCCGTCACCAGCCAAATACTAACGGCAGAGAGATGTTGTTGTGGGCCAGGCTTTCCAGCCTGCCATTATTCGCATTCAAAAAAACCGGCAGGCTGAAAACCCTGGCGCACAGTCCCAGGACATCGGCACAAGTCATGTTCATCTCCGTAAGCCAGTAGACCCTTCCTCTTTCAAAGTCGGGCATTGGGCCAGTTTGAGTTTTTCCATCTCTAGCGAAAACAACTCATTTCGTCACCCCGTTGAAAAACGGGGTCCAGTGTGTTTTTCCTGGATTCCGGCCCCGGTTTTCACCGGGGTAAACTTGGGGATCGCCGGAATGACTGTGGGGCTGTGTCCTTCGAATCCGAGATTTCAAACGGACCCGCTACCCAAAATCCCTATAACGCTACGGACGCGCATTGGTATGGTATATTTGATGAATCGGACCACTTAGTATAAGGCAATCGACGGAGGCCCCAGGTGAATCCTTCCCAGCAGGCTCTTTCCACCTCTAGCGAGCAGCCATGCCCCTCCGGGTCGGAGACCAACCAACCGCGCGACGGGAAGCTGCTTTTGGGAGTTGCGGCTGCGGTGGCGATAACGATGGCCCTGTACCTTCCCAACCTCGGGACGGATTTTGTGGACTGGGACCTGGTGCCCTACCGACAAATACTCTTCACTACGGACTACGGAAAGACTGCCTGGTCTCTGCTTACGGACTTGAAGGGAGCAGTGGTGGCGGGATACTATGCTCCGCTATCATCCATCAGCTTAATGCTGGACAAAGCTCTGATTGGTTCATCAACGCCTTCCCCATGGGCAACCTTGTTCATCAATGTGCTTTTCCACTGTTTGAATGGGGTACTGGTCTTTGCCTTGCTGAGGAGAGTCGGTGGAACAGACGGCGTGGCGCTGCTGGGAGCTGCTATTTTCCTCATTCACCCCATTCAGGTTTCATCCGTTCTGTGGTTTGCTCAGAGAAAAGGAGTGCTCGCGACAGCCTTGTACCTTTCTGCGTACTTGGCCTATTTGCGATATACCGACAGGAGCGGCTACGTTACTTACGCGTGTGCTCTCGCCCTCTTTCTCCTGGCTCTACTGGCCAAACCCACCACAATCGTGTTGCCGGCAGCCCTTTTTTGCAGCTCGCTTCTGGCTGCCCTGCCATCACGACGTACCGAGGGCACGGAAAATCAGTTGCGTGACAGCGACGCTGGAGAGAGGCAGTCGGGCGAACCTAGCGCGGTAATTACAGGCTGGGACCTGCGTCAAGCAATTGCAGGCTGTGCCGTTCACGTAAGGCCGCTCCTGCCGTTCTTTTTCTCGGCCATTGCGCTGGCCCTTCTGGCCGTCGTGAGCGAGAGTACCGGCCTGGACGAACGCGTTCCCGATTTGGGGGCGGTGGATCGGATAATCGTTTCTGCCGCAGCGGTCTGGTTCTATATCGCGAAGGTCTTGTTTCCGGTGGGTTTGGAGCCGATCTATCCTCAGTGGGACGTGGATGCAGCCTCGCCTGTCTGGTGGCTGCCTCTAGGCAT
It encodes the following:
- a CDS encoding tetratricopeptide repeat protein translates to MNPSQQALSTSSEQPCPSGSETNQPRDGKLLLGVAAAVAITMALYLPNLGTDFVDWDLVPYRQILFTTDYGKTAWSLLTDLKGAVVAGYYAPLSSISLMLDKALIGSSTPSPWATLFINVLFHCLNGVLVFALLRRVGGTDGVALLGAAIFLIHPIQVSSVLWFAQRKGVLATALYLSAYLAYLRYTDRSGYVTYACALALFLLALLAKPTTIVLPAALFCSSLLAALPSRRTEGTENQLRDSDAGERQSGEPSAVITGWDLRQAIAGCAVHVRPLLPFFFSAIALALLAVVSESTGLDERVPDLGAVDRIIVSAAAVWFYIAKVLFPVGLEPIYPQWDVDAASPVWWLPLGMLAGGLVLAWRFRGSIGPFPLWCLVNFVIPLLPVIGVVKFAYLRHSCVADHFLYLPMVGLAGVVAASIQGARISFGPAIKYLVTATALIYLIVCAVQTAAYAKVWENSIALWTYNLKHKPNDWTAHNYLGHALLNAGRPQEAADHFLQTVSLKEKYISEHEGRSQGLQTTGNRAAAKREAEKAGRVKRTLGGAYHNLGNAFLRAGMHHQAIAAYTRAIELKPDLVDALTNLGVAHASVGNLPEAVRSLSRAVEVNPGYYQAQYNLGVAYDMSGNREMAERHFEKARTIRKE